A segment of the bacterium genome:
GGCACCCCGGGGGCGGCGAACGATTGCCCGCTACCGGTGATCAACGAGATCATCCAGAATCCGAACGCGGTATCGGACAGCAACGGCGAGTGGTTCGAGGTCTTCAACCCCAGCGGCAGGCCGATCAACCTCAACGGCTATGCCCTCGAGGACGATGGCTCGGACAGCCACGTCATCGACAACGGCGGACCGCTCCTGGTCCCGGCCGGCGGCTATCTGGTTCTGGGCAACAACGCCAACTTCGCGACCAACGGCGGGGTCAACGTCGACTACCAGTACTCGGATTTCTTCCTCGGCAACGGCGGCGACGAGGTCGTCCTGATCGACTCGCTCGGAAACGAGATCGATCGGGTTAACTACGACGGCGGCGCCGCCTTCCCCGACCCGACCGGGGCGTCAATGGCGCTCTTGATCCCCGGGGCCGACAACAACGTCGGCGCCAACTGGTGCACCTCGTCGACGCCGTTCGGCGACGGCGACCTCGGCACGCCGGGGGCGGTGAACGACTGCGACGGCACCCCCGAAATCTACGACCTTCAGGGCAGCGGCGCCTTCTCGCCGTTCGAGGATCTGGCGGTTATCACCCGGGACAACGTGGTCACCGGAGTCAGCAACGAGGGTTTCTTCATGCAGACGCCCGCGGCGCGGGACGACTTCGATGCCACAACCTCCAACGGCATCTTCGTCTTCACCGATGACCCACCAGTGGTCGCTGAAGGTGACCTGGTTGACGTGGTCGGCACGGTGAGAGAGTTCTTCTCCTTCACCGAGATCGACGACGACGGCTTGACGGTAACCGTGACTTCCAGTGCCACGCCCCCGGCGCCGGTCCTGCTCGACGCCCTCAATCCCGCCCCGGGTCCCTTCGATCCTCCGGACATGGAGCGCTTGGAGGGCATGCTGGTCGAGTTGGTCGATGGAATCGCGACCGGCCCGACCGACGGCTTCGGCGACACAGCCGTGACCGTCGGCTCCGCACGGACGTTCCGCGAGCCGGGGATCGAGTTTCCCAGCCCGTTCCTCAGCCCACCGGAGTGGGATGGCAACCAGGAAGTCTTCGAGGTCGACCCGGACGGTCTTGGCCTTGCCGACGCCGACATCTTCGCCACCCAGGCGGTTGAGTCCGCGATCGGTCCGCTCGCTTTCTCCTTCGGCGACTACCAGATCTGGCCCAAAACCCTTGTGCTCGGGCCGGCGCCGACGATCCTCAGCCCGGTGCGCGAGCGAGAGCCGGGAGAATTCACCGTCGGATCGTTGAATCTCTTCCGGCTGAACAGCAGCTTCGCCAAGCTCTCGGCCTACGTCGTCGACGTGCTGCGCTCGCCGGACATCCTGGCGGTGCAGGAGGTTCAGGACGAGGTAGAACTCCAGGCTCTGGCCGACCAGATCAAGCTGGACGATCCGACCGTCGTCTACAACGTAGATCTGATCGAGGGCAACGACCCTGGCGGCATCGACGTAGGCTTCCTGACGCGTCAGAACATTCAGATCGACAGCGTCACCCAGGTGGACCCGGAGGTGACCTTCCTCAACCCGGTGACCAACGAACAGAACATCCTCCACGACCGGCCGCCGCTGCTGCTCGAAGGCAGCTGCCAGCACGAGCTCGGCTCTTTCCCGATCGCGGTGATGGCGGTCCACAATCGGTCGCTGGGCTCAATCGAGGATCCCGTCGAGGGAGTGCGAGTTCGCAAGAAGCGCTTCCTGCAGGCGGTGTCGATCGCCGAAGCGGTCGAGGCCCTGCAAGCGGCCGACCCGGACATTCACCTGGTAGTCACCGGTGACTTCAACGCCTTCGAGTTTACCGACGGCTACGTCGACGCGGTGGGCGTCATGACCGGCGAGTTCGTGCCCGACGACAACCTGGTCTGCGACACCGAAGACTGCACCGACCTGCCCGACAACGACCTCTTCGACGAGGTCCTCGGACTGCCGGCCGAAGAGCGTTACTCCTTCGTCTTCGGCGGCAACGCTCAGGTACTCGACCACGCGCTCACATCCGTGGGGCTCGAGCCCCTCGTGCGCGGCGCGGAGTACGGCAGGGGCAACGCCGACGCCTATGCCGCTCTTCTCTCCGACGCTACGCCCGGGAACCTCCCGCTACGCTCCTCGGACCACGACGGTCTGGTGTTGTTCCTGATGAAGGATTTTGACGGAGACGGGGTGGGCTTCGATCTGGACGTCTGTCCCGGCACGGCGATTCCTGAGGGAGTGCCCACACGCAGCCTCGGTACCAACCGCTGGGCTCTGGTGGATGGCGACGGCGTTTTCGATACCACGCCTCCGAACGGCAACGGTCCGGGCTTGAGCTTCACCATCGAGGACACCGCCGGCTGCTCGTGCGAACAGATCATCGAGGCGCAGGGACTCGGCAACGGTCACACCAAGTTCGGTTGTTCGATCGGTGCGATGAGGACCTGGGTGGGCCTGGTGAACGGGTCGACACCGGGGTTGTGGCTGAGCGGAGTTGTTTCATCAGAGGATGGGGCTTTGGGTCCGCCGCTCTCTTCTCGCTAGAGACCGAGCCAGGCCGGCAGGTCGGCGAGGGAATCGAGGACGGCGGTGGCTGCCCCCCCCGCCGCTTCCTCGTCCTCTGTCCTGAACTTGCCCGTTCGCACTGCGATCGCTGCGAGACCCGCACTGTGCGCGCCGGCGATATCAGTCGAGAGATCGTCGCCAACGACGGCTATTTGCTCGCCGGAAAGTAGCAGTGACTCGCCAGCGGTTTCGAAGAACTCCACGTTGGGCTTGCCGACCACCGTCGCCTTCCTGCCGGTGGCGTATTCGAGGGCGACGATGAAGGGACCGGCGTCGAGCTCAAGCTCGCCCTCGTTTCGCCAGTAGCGGTTCTTTTGCAGAGCGACGAGCTCGGCTCCGCTCAAGACGGTGCGAAAGGCGTCGTTGAGGATCTCAAAGGTCCATTGATCGGCCAGGTCTCCGATGACGACCGCCTCCGGCTTCTCGGTCACTATCTCGAAACCGGCGAAGTCCTCGAACGTCTCTTCGGCCGTCAATAGCCTGACTCTCGAGAGCCCGCGCCGGCGCAGCCAGGACACTGCCGCCAACGGCGCGGTGTGGATCTCTTCGAGCTGCGTCGCGATACCGAAGCCCGTCAGCTTGGCTGCCAGCTCTGAGCGGGGTTTGCGCGTAGTGTTGGTGGTGAACCGAATCGGCATTCCGTTGGCACGCAGGGTCGCGAGCGCTTCGGGAACGCCGGGGAAGACCCGGTCGTCTTCCCAGACCGTCCCGTCGAGGTCCAACATAAGGCCGCGGATCGCGTTGGTATCATTGGACATACTGGAATTCGCTGTGGCCGTGTCCGGTTGATTCTAGTAGGAGTCAGGCCTCGCAGGAGAATAGTCATGGACG
Coding sequences within it:
- a CDS encoding TIGR01458 family HAD-type hydrolase gives rise to the protein MSNDTNAIRGLMLDLDGTVWEDDRVFPGVPEALATLRANGMPIRFTTNTTRKPRSELAAKLTGFGIATQLEEIHTAPLAAVSWLRRRGLSRVRLLTAEETFEDFAGFEIVTEKPEAVVIGDLADQWTFEILNDAFRTVLSGAELVALQKNRYWRNEGELELDAGPFIVALEYATGRKATVVGKPNVEFFETAGESLLLSGEQIAVVGDDLSTDIAGAHSAGLAAIAVRTGKFRTEDEEAAGGAATAVLDSLADLPAWLGL